In Juglans regia cultivar Chandler chromosome 13, Walnut 2.0, whole genome shotgun sequence, the DNA window atgctgaacaaataactgaggtcatttccaaaatttcctttcataacaaaacatgcacattttcaaaattgagctcagtctgttttatttttatgcaaagtctagtataagaaccccgcttacctgaacttcttagcttttcgaaaatttcctcaacaatgccttacaaaaattaattgtcacctataagataatcacgaaaatttctaatcaatctcatattttgatattcaagcctatgcttctaaaataatccatttttttaattcctccaaattcaaaaattctcactattcctaaaataccaatatcactttctaaactcattaatatccaacttaataactccgactaaaatattaaattctaacttatttacaattgagatcttacaataatttataaaactaaaataacataactatattgaaatcattataagtagacaatcaaacttttgtttttaaaaaaatattcttttacaagGATTCAtaataagattttgcacttactgatcattccaataaaaatttatcaatatttatttaataaccaatccaataaaaaatatcagtctCTTGAAAATACCAGCTTAGcaaaataaactcaaatatgCCTTAGCATAACCATTAAAATACATGCAGCCCATgtttcagttaaaaaaaaataccaacttaactgatattttaaacaaaatattttgcataaaGGGTAAAAATGCCCTTCACCTACTAGTTACTCGAGACAACCACAATTCCCTTTTTAGTAACTGTTATTAACAGCAAAACTAAAATCAGAAGAGGCAACACGCGAGTGATGGCAGGGACATACCCACGAGAAAAAAATTGTGGCAGCGACACTGTGGTAGTGTGACGGACGTTGGATAGAGGTGGTGATGACTTTCTGATGGCAtcgcacagagagagagagggagatactGTGAGAGAGAAAACGGAGGAGCAAAGCCGAAAGGGGAGCTACAACGAGGGGGTGTCGGTGGCTTACCAAGAGACCAAGGTGGTGTGCAGCGGACTGAAGGTGACGGGACGATGGCTAGCAGTGTGGGTTGGCAGGTGGATGGTGCACGGTGGTGGGAAAACACTCCTCTATTGCTTGGTGTAAAAATAGGGGGTGAGGATAGTTGAGAACTGGACGGGGTAGTAGGAGGGGCAGTGGCGCACGGCCTGGGTGGTGAACTGAGAGAGGCTGAGGTACTGACACAGACGGTGCTTGGCGGCGTAGTGGCACGCAGATTAGCTTTGGGGTGGCGGTTTATTGAAAGCAAACCGAGCCCTTCGGTTTGGTGTTTTAGAGAGAAGTGATGGTTGGCTGTGGTCTGTATTGAGGTTGGGGGGTGGAGGCTCAGATGTGTTTAGATGGCTAAAAGTGTGAAGAGAGGGCAGCGGTGCTGAATCTAAGTTGAGGATGcttaacacatatatataagatatatatagtaaagaGAATAAAAACCTAGGGGAGAGGAAGGAATGcttgcatgaaaaaggaaattggACACAAACTATGTGATGGAGTCTGGAAAAATGATTCCATGGACTGGGTTCTTacgtctaaaaagaaaagaaaagaaaataacatagcataacataaagtaaagaaaaacaaaatatacttaGGCCCACGACTTGGACTCTTAATGAGATTATTGCATGGCTTATATCTAAAGTTTTGGGTCTCTAATcaacctaaaataaatataattatcccataaattttctgatgaacatccacttgatccattaaagactttaaaacctaattatcaaacctatagaaaaaattatgtaCCGCCAAAAACTATCTTAGGCTCAAtctctcttctaaaaattttactcgtaatcccaaatgatttttcataaccataacccaaaaattttgtaaagtggcTTGGCTGGCTCGAGTGTTACAGACTGGGATTGAGGCATTTCATGGATAATCAGACATCTCTGCATATGAGGTTAGCTTGGAATCTTTTGCAAGGTAACTCTCTctgggcaaatttttttatggCTAAATATGTGGGTCGAACCTTGGGTCCTTATTGATGTTAATAAAGGCTcaagattttggagaatggttgctcgTTGtgttcctttgattttgaataattctaaatggagagttAAAGATggtgatatttttttctggtatgataaatggagggacaATGGTCCTTTGTGCAATGATCGGCCGATTGTGGGTCACCCTTTGCTCAAAATTAAAGAGTGTCAGTTGTCAGATAGTTGGGATGTGAATCTCCTAGAGAATTTTGTCGGATTAGAGAATGTGGATCATATTGTTGCCTCTTTATCCGGGGCTAAATTTGGGGAAAgatgttctagtttggactCCATCAGAGACAGGTATGTTTTCTACCAAATCTGCTTGGCATTGTATTCAAGTCAAAGGATCAAGGTTGGATTGGCATTCTTGGATTTAGCATAAAAATCTTCATCTAAAAATGTCTATTCATTTCTGCAAGGTTTGGCATAGGgctttgagtgttgatgatagATTGCGTCGTGTTGGCATCCCTATTGTTCCCAAATGTCATTGTTGTATTGCAGGGCATTATGAAGACATTAATCACGTTCTCATTGAGGGAGATTTCCCAAAACATATATGGTCTTTTTTTGGTAACCTTTTTGGACTTCCAGTTGGTAGTAATTCGAAGTTGCAGGTCTCCTCTTGGTTTCGGCATGCTCAGGCAAATTCTCAGGTGAGTATTATTATTGGTTTATTACCTGTCATTATTACTTGGAGACTTTGGAGAAGGTGATGTCTAGCTCGAACGGAGGGTAAATTGGAAGCTCACGATGCGGTCATTAAATCTATTTGTATTTGGATCGGTACTCTTTGCCAGGAAATTGAAAATCCTTATAGTTTATCCAGTTATGATGCCATGATACTTGAGGCTTTACAAATTCAACCGGTTTTGTTAAAGGTAAGGCAATGCAAATTAATCAAGTGGCATAAACCGCCTTCAGGGTGGTTTAAATTAaatacagatggtagtagtCTTGGGAACCCAGGTGCTAGTGGTATTGGTGGAGTTATTCGTAATGATCAGGGTAGGCTTATGCAGGCTTTCGCCTCTCCTATTGGTCCTGGCACAAATAATAAAGTGGAATTATTAGCGCTTCTTACTGGTTTGAGACTTTGCAAATCTCTTCATATTTTGAATGTGATTGTAGAGGTTGACTCTTTGGTGATTATCTCTTGGTGGAATAGGGGGAGGTGTGGGATTTGGTAcctggaggattattgggaagAAATTGTTAGTTTGGCTCAAGTCCTTACTTGTCGGTTTCAACACGTGTTACAAGAAGGAAATAAGATGGCTGATTGGTTGGCAAAGGAGGGTGCCAATGGCGTCGATTTGACCTATACTAATAATTCTATTTTGCCTTAGGCCCTTAGAGGTTTATTGTGTTTGGACTTGTCTGGTATTCCTTCATTAAGATGTCgttgagtttttttatattgGTAGTTTTTTGTGGTTCTttttataggcttgtttagtcGCGCCTTCTTTATAGGCTTATTTTTGGTTGTTCATTGTTTTATGTTTGTTGGTTGGTTTTGTCCTtgattgtaaccacggtattcttccgccataagtgagggcttattaataaatttgggactgggctgctatgtgggtggctaccggctctttccaaaaaaaaaaatcatcattggACTTGGACTTCACAAATTCAATTCTTGAGAACGTGAGGTGTGCTGACAAGACAAGTGTTGTCCTCATGGGTATTATCACTAATATTTAtctgtattaatattatttttgtgggGAGATTATTTGATTGGATATGTGATTTAATTTGTTGATAATTATCCTCAAAGTTGCTTCCAAACTTTTGTAGGTTTCAATGTTATATGCAGTGAATGGTTGGCTCTTGGGTTCTCATTAGGAGTTCTTTTATGAAGTGCTTCCACTTGAATATTCCATGTAGGCCTTACTGCATTGATTCTGCCAGAGCACAATTATAGGTAGACTTCTATCCACCCTAGCTCTAAGAAAACTCCCATAAGTAAACGTTTTGCTTGCCCAAAGTATAACACGGTAAAACAACTTTATCTTTGTTATATTTGCATATTACTTTTTAGTTTCTGGAGTGTACtttatcatattaattaaatgttcGTACTGTATGTAGGGATAAGATTAATGTGAATTTTTTGTATGGGCGAATATACTTCATTTGATAGATGAGAACATTCATAGAAGAGAGAATGTAGTTCAAAAGTCATGGGAGTACCTTTCCTTTTCCGAATTTTATATGCGCAAGTATGAAGTTTGAGAAAGGAAAAACGAATATTATTATGTATGTATTGagttatatcaattttaatagttttttattgGTTCGGTTAAATTATAACATGTAAATAGTTGGGTATGGTCTAGATAGTTTTTGTATGGATCAATTGTAATATTGCTCCCCCACCTGTCTTTTGTTTGCACTTGGCCAGCGAGGTGGTTATGATATTTTGGTTATGATGTACAAAATGGAGTATCCATATGTATGATATCCATATGTGTATGGAAATGCCGGTTTGTGAAATTATAGTGTTAGTATGGAGATTTGGAGATTAACCTATTTGTGAAATGTCAGTCTTGACATTGCAATTAACTTATTGAATTAGACTTTATTTGAATTCTAGAACTTGTCTAAGAATGGACAAGCTAAATTAGTGCTGATGACTggcatttcaaatattttttttttcaaagtttcgTCACAAGATAGATGGAATTGCTGCATAAACTAAAAGAAGTAAGCCAGTCAATATTCATTGTCGTTTACttgtcaagaaaaaaagagcatTCCTATGAAAAGAAACTTGCTATCTATTGCAAAGGCACATGCACGTAGATCAGTAGACCATAACAGAGAAGGATTAGGCACATGGGTGGAATGACATAGAGCGATGTGTGGATGCAATTGTTTAAGATATGTTTTCTTCTAAATGAATACGTACATTTTAACACACCCTAAACATATATTCCGAACCATATTCATCATaatctttatcttttctttttaatataatgataGAAGAACAATGATCTCCacgaaaaaaaatttcacaaactcTAACAAGTTTCAGAAGCAAGAATTGATTATAAAGGAGTGGATTTGACTATGGGTGGTAAAGTGATAAGAGAAatttcaaaagtaaattcaaCTCTTGCCATCTTGATGGTGAAGACAGataaagagaaacaaaataGCTGCAAATTTAGTCAGGTGCAGAACTCAACAATCCAACTTTTAATTGACATCAAAGGAAAAGGTTGATTCAATAGGCTCATAGCCGCTTCAACAGTCtgagcaaaaagaaaagaaaaacaagaagagtGTGAAATGCTATCCAAAAGTAATCTCAAGGGTCTAGGTTATAGAAAAGGCAATAACTAGAAACAATGGATCAAAGCAATTTGGAGAAGTATGTGCATAGCGAAACATTTTGAAGAACTCCAAATGGCAATATTAAGTGTTCCCATTAAATCATAGCTAGTTGTCAAATTTgaaggaagagaaggaagaatgTAGGTGCAAATTGAGAAATGTACATTATAAGCAAGTACGAAGGAGGATGCGCagtgatgcaaaccaaggagctggacatgctgatcatacaagtgggaatggagctgaatttgcaaaagaccctttgtcacttcctagtggcccaattacaagacttagagccaaacgattcaaggaagcactaaatgggctaatccaagagaattgggctgattctaaaaagaccaagatgggctcaaataatattcaagacttagtccatgtcatcaaggcaattgaagaggctaattagcacatagaaatatgatgaatggtc includes these proteins:
- the LOC108996760 gene encoding uncharacterized protein LOC108996760, encoding MVARCVPLILNNSKWRVKDGDIFFWYDKWRDNGPLCNDRPIVGHPLLKIKECQLSDSWDVNLLENFVGLENVDHIVASLSGAKFGERCSSLDSIRDRALSVDDRLRRVGIPIVPKCHCCIAGHYEDINHVLIEGDFPKHIWSFFGNLFGLPVGSNSKLQVSSWFRHAQANSQEIENPYSLSSYDAMILEALQIQPVLLKVRQCKLIKWHKPPSGWFKLNTDGSSLGNPGASGIGGVIRNDQGRLMQAFASPIGPGTNNKVELLALLTGLRLCKSLHILNVIVEVDSLVIISWWNRGRCGIWYLEDYWEEIVSLAQVLTCRFQHVLQEGNKMADWLAKEGANGVDLTYTNNSILP